A single genomic interval of Candidatus Dadabacteria bacterium harbors:
- the htpX gene encoding zinc metalloprotease HtpX gives MNTLKSVILLAALSAILVWCGGAFGGQQGAVIALVVAGVMNFASYWWSDKIVLKMYKAQEVDENSAPQIYADVRELAHNAGLPMPRVYIVPEEAPNAFATGRSPSHSAVAVTRGIVKLLDRHELKGVLAHELAHIKNRDILVGSIAATIAAAISYIAWMAQFAAIFGGGGGRDGRNNVFVLLAMAIVAPLAATIVRLAISRTREFGADREGAAICMNPMFLADALRKMDHFAKRIPFNVSEQAAESTEHMMIVSPVIGGGFAKLFSTHPPTGERIKRLEQMAMGGVG, from the coding sequence ATGAACACTTTGAAAAGCGTAATTCTGCTGGCGGCTCTGTCGGCGATACTGGTCTGGTGCGGGGGCGCGTTCGGCGGCCAGCAGGGGGCGGTTATCGCCCTTGTTGTTGCGGGGGTTATGAACTTCGCAAGTTACTGGTGGAGCGACAAGATCGTTCTGAAAATGTACAAGGCGCAGGAAGTGGACGAAAACTCCGCCCCGCAGATATACGCCGATGTGAGGGAACTCGCCCACAATGCGGGGCTTCCGATGCCGCGCGTTTACATCGTTCCCGAAGAAGCGCCCAACGCCTTTGCCACCGGCAGAAGCCCGTCCCATTCGGCGGTCGCCGTAACGCGGGGAATCGTGAAACTTCTGGACAGGCACGAACTCAAAGGGGTTCTCGCCCATGAACTCGCCCACATTAAAAACCGCGACATACTGGTGGGCTCAATAGCCGCAACCATAGCCGCCGCAATCAGTTACATAGCCTGGATGGCGCAGTTCGCCGCCATTTTCGGGGGAGGAGGCGGAAGGGACGGCAGAAACAATGTTTTTGTTCTGCTCGCAATGGCGATTGTCGCGCCGCTGGCGGCAACCATAGTGCGCCTTGCCATATCGCGCACAAGGGAGTTCGGCGCGGACAGGGAGGGGGCGGCAATATGTATGAACCCGATGTTCCTTGCGGACGCGCTGAGAAAGATGGACCACTTTGCAAAACGGATACCCTTTAACGTAAGCGAGCAGGCGGCGGAAAGCACCGAGCACATGATGATAGTCAGCCCGGTGATTGGCGGCGGCTTTGCCAAACTTTTCAGCACCCACCCCCCCACCGGAGAGCGCATCAAGCGCCTTGAGCAAATGGCAATGGGCGGCGTGGGGTGA
- the uvrA gene encoding excinuclease ABC subunit UvrA, with product MSFITIKGARSHNLKNISAKIPRGKLVTITGVSGSGKSSLAFDTLFAEGQRRFMQSLSAYARQFVEQLEKPDVDFIDGLSPSISLDQKSFHRNPRSTVGTITEIYDYMRLLFARAGAPMCPRCGEEITAQSAGAMAKRAVAAARGGEARIMSPIVRGRKGIYRKEIEELRAEGFVRAVIDGEERDLDEDISLERNKAHDILAVIDTADTSKPGALERVEGSIELALKKSGGAAVCEAGGRTLNFNSVFSCPSCGAAYGEISPRLFSFNSPYGMCAKCGGLGEETRFRADLLVDSSLSIEAGAIRPWKNSRYHRRLMERAAEYHGFSTSAPFGKLSARHRRLILEGDGAGGEFPGVIGSLSQWMSETSSAGAREGISAYTETVSCGSCKGARIGAEGLSVLVDGKTIHDVSRLDVTDAEGFFAGLKLDDYGMAVAGGVIREIKSRIGFLKNVGLGYMTFDRPATTLSGGEAQRIRLATQLGSSMTGVTYVLDEPSIGLHPSDNDKLIRTLRSMRDDGNTVVVVEHDEDTIRSSDFVLDLGPGAGAAGGEIIGCGTVKDLTADKRSLTGKYLGGEHSIEVPEKRRKTEKFIEVRGAKKHNISGLNVSFPVGVFTCVTGVSGSGKSTLIHEILLPALRDGGLRGARNVDKVIEIDQTPIGRTPRSNPATYTGVFSPIRELFAMTPEAKVRGYGAGRFSFNVREGSCGLCEGKGSVKVEMHFLPDVYTTCEQCGGLRYGTETLEATYRGKSIADVLGMTAAEAADFFSNIPQISRRLNVVENVGLGYIRLGQEANTLSGGEAQRIKIAKELSRRETGNTLYILDEPSIGLHFHDVKKLLSAMERLLARGNTVIVIEHNTDIIKSADHIIDMGPGGGAEGGKIVAEGTPEEVAGAKNSKTGLHLKRALKTPKKKKGGTSRIGKN from the coding sequence TTGAGTTTCATCACCATAAAGGGCGCGAGGAGTCACAACCTCAAAAACATCAGCGCAAAAATCCCGCGCGGCAAACTTGTAACCATCACCGGCGTGAGCGGCAGCGGAAAGTCGTCCCTCGCGTTTGACACCCTTTTCGCCGAAGGGCAGCGCAGGTTTATGCAGTCTCTCTCCGCCTATGCGCGGCAGTTTGTGGAGCAACTGGAAAAACCCGATGTGGACTTTATTGACGGGCTTTCGCCGTCCATATCGCTTGACCAGAAAAGTTTCCACCGCAACCCGCGCTCAACTGTCGGCACGATAACCGAGATTTACGACTACATGCGCCTGCTGTTCGCAAGGGCGGGCGCGCCGATGTGCCCCCGCTGCGGCGAGGAAATCACCGCCCAGAGCGCCGGGGCAATGGCAAAACGCGCGGTCGCGGCGGCGCGGGGCGGCGAAGCGCGGATTATGTCCCCCATCGTCCGGGGAAGGAAAGGCATATACCGCAAGGAGATTGAGGAGTTAAGGGCGGAGGGGTTTGTGCGCGCCGTCATAGACGGGGAGGAAAGAGACCTGGACGAGGACATATCACTTGAGAGAAACAAGGCGCACGACATACTGGCGGTCATTGACACGGCGGACACCTCAAAGCCCGGCGCGCTTGAGAGGGTTGAGGGCTCAATTGAACTCGCGCTCAAAAAATCCGGCGGGGCGGCGGTCTGCGAGGCGGGGGGCAGAACGCTTAATTTCAACTCCGTGTTTTCATGCCCGTCCTGCGGGGCGGCATACGGGGAGATCTCCCCGAGACTGTTCTCCTTCAACAGCCCCTACGGAATGTGCGCAAAGTGCGGCGGCCTCGGCGAGGAGACAAGGTTTCGCGCCGACCTGCTGGTGGACTCCTCCCTGTCAATAGAGGCGGGAGCGATACGCCCCTGGAAAAACTCGCGGTATCACAGGCGGCTTATGGAGCGGGCGGCGGAGTATCACGGCTTCAGCACAAGCGCCCCTTTCGGCAAACTGTCCGCGCGGCACAGGCGGCTTATCCTTGAGGGGGACGGCGCGGGGGGGGAGTTCCCCGGAGTGATAGGCTCGCTTTCGCAATGGATGAGCGAAACCTCGTCCGCCGGGGCGCGGGAGGGCATTTCCGCCTACACGGAAACGGTTTCGTGCGGCTCGTGCAAAGGGGCGCGCATAGGGGCGGAGGGGCTTTCGGTTCTGGTGGACGGCAAAACCATTCACGATGTCTCGCGGCTTGACGTAACGGACGCGGAAGGTTTCTTTGCCGGGCTCAAACTGGACGATTACGGAATGGCTGTGGCGGGCGGAGTCATAAGAGAGATAAAGTCAAGAATCGGGTTTCTGAAAAATGTGGGTCTCGGATACATGACGTTTGACCGCCCCGCCACCACCCTTTCGGGCGGCGAGGCGCAGAGGATACGGCTCGCCACCCAGCTGGGCTCTTCAATGACCGGCGTAACCTACGTTCTGGACGAGCCGTCCATAGGGCTGCACCCCTCGGACAACGACAAACTGATTCGCACTCTCAGGTCAATGAGGGATGACGGCAACACGGTTGTGGTGGTGGAGCATGACGAAGACACGATAAGAAGCAGCGACTTTGTTCTTGACCTCGGACCCGGAGCGGGAGCCGCCGGAGGGGAGATCATCGGGTGCGGAACGGTGAAGGATTTGACGGCGGACAAGAGGTCTCTCACCGGCAAATACCTCGGCGGCGAGCACTCCATTGAAGTGCCGGAGAAGCGCAGAAAGACGGAAAAATTCATTGAGGTAAGGGGCGCGAAGAAGCACAACATATCGGGGCTGAACGTATCGTTTCCGGTCGGGGTTTTCACTTGCGTTACGGGCGTTTCGGGTTCGGGCAAAAGCACGCTCATACATGAAATACTGCTGCCCGCACTGCGGGACGGCGGACTGCGCGGGGCGCGGAACGTGGACAAAGTGATAGAGATAGACCAGACGCCGATAGGCAGAACGCCGAGGTCAAACCCCGCCACATACACGGGCGTTTTCTCTCCCATACGCGAGCTGTTCGCCATGACTCCGGAGGCGAAGGTACGGGGCTACGGAGCGGGAAGGTTCAGTTTCAACGTGCGCGAGGGCAGTTGCGGCCTGTGCGAAGGCAAGGGCAGCGTGAAGGTTGAGATGCACTTTCTGCCGGATGTCTATACAACCTGCGAACAGTGCGGCGGACTGCGCTACGGCACGGAGACGCTTGAGGCAACCTACAGGGGCAAAAGCATAGCCGATGTTCTCGGAATGACGGCGGCGGAAGCGGCGGACTTTTTCTCAAACATTCCGCAGATAAGCCGCAGGCTGAACGTGGTTGAGAATGTGGGGCTGGGCTACATACGGCTCGGACAGGAGGCGAACACCCTTTCGGGCGGCGAGGCGCAGAGGATTAAAATCGCAAAGGAGCTTTCCCGCAGGGAAACGGGCAACACCCTTTACATTCTTGACGAGCCGTCCATCGGGCTGCATTTTCACGATGTGAAAAAACTTCTCTCGGCAATGGAGAGGCTGCTCGCGCGGGGAAACACGGTGATAGTCATAGAGCACAACACCGACATAATAAAAAGCGCCGACCATATAATAGACATGGGCCCCGGCGGGGGCGCGGAGGGCGGCAAAATAGTGGCGGAGGGAACTCCGGAAGAGGTGGCGGGAGCGAAGAACTCCAAAACCGGGCTTCACCTGAAAAGGGCGTTGAAAACACCGAAGAAGAAAAAAGGGGGAACATCCCGAATTGGAAAAAATTGA
- a CDS encoding undecaprenyl-diphosphate phosphatase encodes MEKIEIAVLGIVQGITEFFPVSSTAHMMIVSWLFSWEDAGLRTAVWLHAGTLASILFCFRKDWMKVARGLARAGARGSLDSPEARMGAGLLITVLPSVAAGLAFEHLVAGALRQPQAVVAGLVAGSAALFLADRKPREGKRLRDVSIRDCLVIGVAQAFALAPGVSRAGASISGGMFLGYTREESAKFAFMMGVPAIGAAIGRTAWNNGFALPDGGDAAGAVIAAAAGVFAVRFLMRFARRGGYMPFVAYRMAVALALLVFFV; translated from the coding sequence TTGGAAAAAATTGAGATTGCGGTTCTGGGAATCGTTCAGGGAATTACGGAGTTTTTTCCGGTAAGCAGCACGGCGCACATGATGATAGTTTCGTGGCTGTTTTCGTGGGAGGATGCGGGTCTGCGGACGGCGGTCTGGCTTCATGCGGGGACTCTTGCGTCCATACTGTTCTGCTTCAGAAAGGACTGGATGAAAGTGGCGCGGGGGCTTGCCCGCGCGGGGGCGCGCGGCTCTCTTGACAGCCCCGAAGCGAGAATGGGCGCGGGCCTTCTAATAACCGTTCTGCCGTCCGTTGCGGCGGGGCTCGCCTTTGAGCATCTGGTGGCGGGGGCGCTCCGCCAGCCGCAGGCGGTGGTCGCGGGGCTTGTCGCGGGAAGCGCGGCGCTTTTCCTTGCGGACAGAAAGCCCCGCGAGGGAAAACGTCTTCGCGATGTCTCAATAAGAGACTGCCTTGTTATCGGGGTCGCCCAGGCGTTTGCGCTGGCGCCGGGAGTTTCAAGGGCGGGGGCGTCAATATCGGGCGGAATGTTTCTCGGATACACGAGGGAGGAGTCGGCAAAGTTCGCCTTTATGATGGGCGTTCCGGCAATAGGCGCCGCCATCGGGCGCACGGCTTGGAACAACGGGTTTGCGCTTCCCGACGGCGGCGATGCGGCGGGGGCGGTCATTGCGGCGGCGGCGGGAGTGTTTGCCGTCAGGTTTCTGATGAGGTTTGCAAGAAGGGGCGGCTACATGCCCTTTGTGGCGTACAGAATGGCGGTCGCCCTCGCGCTGCTGGTGTTTTTCGTTTAA
- a CDS encoding iron-sulfur cluster assembly scaffold protein has product MIHRELMDMLIDHYEHPRNFGSLEDADIVRGGGHPGCGDTITVYVKLGGGAVETFKFEGKGCMVSQAAASLLSLEVEGMALEDVSAMGRDRMVEMLGKEIVVRRPRCAMLALDTLKGALTAASRSAG; this is encoded by the coding sequence ATGATACACCGGGAACTTATGGACATGCTCATAGACCACTACGAGCATCCGAGAAATTTCGGCTCTCTGGAAGACGCCGACATAGTGCGCGGCGGCGGCCATCCGGGCTGCGGAGACACCATAACCGTCTATGTGAAACTCGGCGGCGGCGCGGTGGAAACGTTCAAATTTGAGGGCAAGGGCTGCATGGTCAGTCAGGCGGCGGCGTCTCTGCTGTCTCTTGAAGTTGAGGGCATGGCGCTTGAGGATGTGTCCGCGATGGGCAGGGACAGAATGGTTGAGATGTTAGGCAAAGAGATAGTTGTGCGCCGCCCCAGATGCGCCATGCTCGCCCTTGACACCCTGAAAGGCGCGCTGACGGCGGCCTCCCGCTCCGCCGGTTAA
- a CDS encoding SufE family protein, which translates to MGDLAGIIRQFRDSDLQTTLEMLVDYSDSLPPLPDRYVPLLESSDARVPECETPVFLWVEVDGGRVGIFAQVPEESPTVRGFVSILIDAFTGASPLEVEEAPADILHRLGLDKKIGTRRMYGLGAVYARIRREVRDKAEASELKQ; encoded by the coding sequence ATGGGCGACTTGGCCGGAATAATCCGGCAGTTCAGGGATTCAGACCTTCAGACCACGCTTGAGATGCTGGTTGACTACTCGGACAGTCTTCCGCCTCTCCCGGACAGGTATGTCCCGCTCCTTGAGAGTTCGGACGCCAGAGTTCCCGAATGCGAGACGCCCGTTTTTCTGTGGGTTGAGGTTGACGGCGGCAGGGTCGGCATATTTGCCCAGGTGCCGGAGGAGTCTCCCACGGTGAGGGGTTTTGTCTCCATTTTGATTGACGCTTTCACGGGCGCGTCCCCGCTTGAGGTGGAGGAGGCTCCGGCGGACATACTGCACCGCCTCGGCCTTGACAAAAAAATAGGCACAAGGCGCATGTACGGGCTTGGGGCTGTTTATGCGAGGATAAGGCGCGAGGTGCGCGACAAAGCCGAAGCCTCCGAATTAAAGCAATGA
- a CDS encoding sulfurtransferase gives MAEYKHPEVLVSTQWVEDHKDDKDVIVVESDEDVLLYEVGHIAGAIKLDWQIELQDQLVRDYLAAENFERLMSEKGISNDSKVVFYGDKSNWWACYAFWTFKVMGHENCLIMDGGRQKWVDEGRPLVRDVPQLPETKYKVGKIDESIRAFRDEVLDHMKAGGALVDVRSPQEFTGELTHMEAYPQEGCLRGGHIPGASSVPWARAANEDGTFKSADELAAIYGGEQKLSPDGEVVVYCRIGERSSHTWFVLTYLLGYTNVKNYDGSWTEWGNLVRAPIER, from the coding sequence ATGGCTGAATACAAACACCCGGAGGTTCTTGTTTCAACGCAGTGGGTTGAAGACCACAAAGATGACAAGGACGTTATTGTGGTTGAGTCCGATGAGGATGTGCTTCTTTACGAGGTGGGGCACATTGCGGGAGCAATCAAACTTGACTGGCAGATAGAGTTGCAGGACCAGCTCGTGAGAGACTATCTGGCGGCTGAAAACTTTGAGAGGCTGATGTCCGAAAAGGGCATCTCCAATGATTCAAAGGTGGTTTTCTACGGCGACAAAAGCAACTGGTGGGCGTGCTACGCGTTCTGGACTTTCAAGGTAATGGGGCATGAGAACTGCCTCATAATGGACGGCGGAAGGCAGAAGTGGGTTGACGAGGGCAGGCCGCTTGTGCGGGATGTGCCGCAGCTTCCAGAGACGAAATACAAGGTCGGCAAAATTGACGAGAGCATAAGGGCGTTCCGCGATGAGGTCTTGGACCACATGAAAGCGGGCGGCGCTCTGGTTGACGTGCGCTCGCCGCAGGAGTTCACGGGCGAACTTACGCACATGGAGGCGTATCCGCAGGAGGGCTGCCTCAGGGGCGGGCACATACCCGGCGCGAGCAGCGTTCCGTGGGCGCGCGCGGCGAATGAAGACGGCACTTTCAAATCGGCGGACGAACTTGCCGCCATATACGGCGGCGAGCAGAAACTGAGCCCGGACGGCGAAGTTGTGGTTTATTGCAGGATCGGGGAGAGGTCTTCGCACACATGGTTTGTTCTGACCTACCTTCTCGGTTACACGAACGTCAAAAACTATGACGGCTCGTGGACGGAGTGGGGCAACCTTGTGCGCGCCCCCATAGAAAGATGA
- a CDS encoding CBS domain-containing protein, producing the protein MNEKDLGKIVVRDMIEDREAIYSVGADDTAREASEALKRLKLRATGVLEDGKLVGIVSHYDVSTKVVAKGMDPEKTKVREIMTPDVVKVNLRHSFTECLELFERHDISHLVIEDRKGNYYGVISNKHLQARLLEMLKSMLEIARQYAFGSYPKESEKQGD; encoded by the coding sequence ATGAACGAGAAAGACCTGGGAAAAATTGTCGTCCGCGACATGATAGAAGACCGGGAAGCCATTTACTCGGTCGGCGCGGATGACACCGCAAGGGAGGCGTCCGAGGCGCTCAAAAGGTTGAAACTGCGGGCGACCGGGGTTCTTGAAGACGGCAAACTTGTGGGGATTGTCAGCCATTACGATGTGTCAACCAAGGTGGTGGCAAAGGGCATGGACCCGGAAAAGACAAAAGTGCGCGAGATAATGACGCCGGATGTCGTGAAGGTCAACCTGCGGCACAGTTTTACGGAGTGCCTTGAGTTGTTTGAGCGGCACGACATTTCCCACCTCGTGATTGAGGACAGAAAAGGAAACTACTACGGCGTTATTTCAAACAAGCACTTGCAGGCGAGGCTGCTTGAGATGCTGAAATCAATGCTTGAAATAGCGAGGCAATACGCTTTCGGCTCTTACCCGAAGGAGTCGGAAAAGCAGGGAGACTGA
- a CDS encoding FAD-binding protein codes for MPLSTELAKTLASRTSAEVRFRKIDRILYATDASNYRVEPLGVVLPRTAEDVAETVRIAGEFGVSVLPRGGGTGLAGQCLGDGIAVDMSKYMDGVSAIDAENKTATVQPGVTIGRLNALAGEKGLMFGPDPASAKVATAGGVVASNGTGAHSILYGMAGDNLLSAKAVIATGDEVSLSASGCSDARLSKALEDFRGANRALVERDFPRHWRRASGYSLDCLLDDNFNPAKLLASSEGTLALTTELTLKLVDTPARTALCVLQFDDLFRAIESVPLILRREPSAVELIDGMLIGLTRKHGGYSRMLSFVKGEPEAVLAVEFFGETDEDCRKKAEGFAGFLTREGVRCEKGFALSQREQTMVWGVRTAGLGLLMSSRSGAKPIPCIEDVSVPVFSLAAYVKDISEVFSSMGLTAGYYAHASAGCLHIRPLIDLSTREGATLMDEVSDAALGLALKHGGVMSGEHGDGLQRSRLNERLFGADIYGAMKDLKHIFDPAGALNPGKVVSARRNPGATLRAAGADSSRLAPVLDWSASGGLAPEVAACNGQGLCRKTGDGAMCPSFMATRDEAHTTRARANLLRAVLHGEVGHDFIFSAEAEEVFGLCVGCKACKTECPSSVDVAKMKTEFLAQRGKRAGFSLTDKMFARAHAVSSVLSRAPAAANLLADAAAGAGLTGLLGIAPQRRFPALARRRFSDWFSARGVSAPAGAKAVYFHDTWAEFYNPGAGRGAVEILEALGFEVAVEERRVCCGRPMMSRGMVAEARANAEINVSVLAPYAERGIPIIGTEPSCVSMFTDDYADLLPQSGGREAVGRMFFTLEEFVKPRAESLSAKLDIPAGRVIAHTHCHGRAAGSSLGETLDALGFDSSDTGAGCCGMAGGFGYEKKYYDVSEKMASDRLVPSIEKAGRGARVCATGVSCMEQIRHFSGAEPVHFARLVADCIRR; via the coding sequence ATGCCTCTCTCAACCGAACTTGCAAAAACCCTTGCCTCCCGCACTTCCGCCGAAGTCCGCTTTCGCAAAATAGACAGAATCCTCTACGCCACGGACGCAAGCAACTACCGCGTTGAACCGCTCGGCGTTGTCCTTCCCCGCACGGCGGAGGATGTGGCGGAAACCGTCAGGATCGCGGGCGAATTCGGCGTCTCCGTTCTTCCGCGCGGCGGGGGGACGGGGCTGGCCGGGCAGTGCCTCGGAGACGGAATAGCGGTTGACATGTCCAAGTATATGGACGGCGTTTCCGCCATTGACGCCGAAAACAAGACCGCCACAGTGCAGCCGGGCGTTACCATCGGGCGGCTGAACGCTCTGGCGGGAGAAAAAGGGCTGATGTTCGGGCCCGACCCCGCAAGCGCAAAAGTTGCCACCGCAGGCGGCGTGGTGGCGAGCAACGGAACGGGCGCGCACTCCATACTTTACGGAATGGCGGGCGACAACCTGCTGTCCGCAAAGGCGGTTATAGCCACGGGCGATGAGGTTTCCCTGTCCGCTTCGGGATGCTCCGATGCGCGGCTTTCAAAAGCGCTTGAGGATTTCAGAGGCGCAAACCGCGCCCTTGTTGAGCGCGATTTCCCGCGCCACTGGCGGCGGGCTTCCGGCTACTCGCTGGACTGTCTACTTGACGACAATTTCAACCCGGCAAAACTGCTTGCCTCGTCCGAGGGAACACTCGCCCTGACTACCGAACTGACGCTCAAACTTGTTGACACACCCGCCCGCACGGCGCTCTGCGTCTTGCAGTTTGACGACCTTTTCCGCGCAATTGAAAGCGTCCCCCTTATTCTCCGGCGCGAGCCGTCCGCGGTTGAACTCATAGACGGAATGCTCATCGGACTCACGAGAAAACACGGCGGATACTCAAGGATGCTGTCTTTTGTGAAAGGAGAGCCGGAAGCCGTTCTGGCGGTTGAGTTCTTCGGCGAAACGGATGAGGACTGCCGCAAAAAGGCGGAGGGATTTGCCGGTTTTCTCACCCGTGAAGGCGTCCGGTGCGAAAAGGGATTTGCCCTCTCACAAAGAGAGCAGACTATGGTCTGGGGCGTGAGGACGGCGGGTCTGGGGCTTCTGATGAGTTCCCGCTCAGGCGCAAAGCCGATTCCGTGCATTGAAGACGTGTCAGTTCCGGTCTTCTCCCTTGCCGCCTATGTGAAAGACATATCGGAGGTGTTTTCGTCCATGGGGCTCACCGCCGGCTACTACGCCCACGCAAGCGCGGGCTGCCTGCACATACGCCCGCTGATAGACCTTTCAACCCGCGAAGGGGCAACGCTTATGGATGAGGTGTCGGACGCCGCGCTGGGGCTTGCCCTGAAACACGGAGGGGTGATGAGCGGCGAGCACGGGGACGGGCTTCAGAGGAGTCGCCTCAACGAGCGGCTTTTCGGCGCGGACATTTACGGGGCGATGAAGGACTTGAAACACATCTTTGACCCGGCGGGCGCGCTGAATCCGGGCAAGGTTGTAAGCGCGCGGCGCAACCCCGGCGCGACCCTCAGGGCGGCGGGCGCGGACTCCTCGCGCCTTGCGCCCGTTCTGGACTGGAGCGCGTCCGGGGGCCTCGCGCCGGAGGTTGCCGCATGCAACGGTCAGGGGCTTTGCAGAAAAACGGGGGACGGGGCGATGTGCCCGTCTTTTATGGCGACCCGCGATGAGGCGCACACAACACGGGCGCGCGCAAACCTGCTGCGAGCCGTTCTTCACGGCGAGGTCGGCCATGATTTCATCTTCTCCGCAGAGGCGGAGGAGGTTTTCGGCCTGTGCGTGGGCTGCAAGGCGTGCAAAACCGAATGCCCGTCTTCGGTTGACGTGGCAAAGATGAAAACGGAGTTTCTGGCGCAGAGGGGAAAACGCGCGGGTTTTTCGCTCACGGACAAAATGTTTGCCCGCGCCCATGCGGTTTCGTCCGTTCTCTCCCGCGCTCCGGCGGCGGCAAACCTGCTTGCGGACGCCGCCGCCGGAGCGGGGCTGACGGGTCTGCTCGGCATCGCCCCGCAGAGGCGGTTTCCCGCTCTGGCTCGCCGGAGGTTCAGCGACTGGTTTTCCGCGCGCGGCGTCTCCGCCCCGGCGGGCGCAAAGGCGGTTTATTTTCACGACACATGGGCGGAGTTTTACAACCCCGGAGCGGGGCGCGGCGCGGTTGAAATCCTTGAGGCTCTCGGTTTTGAGGTGGCGGTTGAAGAGCGCAGGGTCTGCTGCGGCAGGCCGATGATGAGCCGGGGAATGGTCGCGGAGGCGCGCGCAAATGCGGAAATCAACGTTTCGGTTCTCGCCCCCTACGCCGAGCGGGGCATACCGATAATCGGGACCGAGCCCAGCTGCGTTTCAATGTTCACGGACGACTATGCCGACCTGCTTCCCCAAAGCGGCGGGAGGGAGGCCGTGGGGCGGATGTTTTTCACGCTTGAGGAGTTTGTAAAACCCCGCGCCGAATCGCTTTCGGCAAAACTGGACATCCCCGCCGGAAGGGTCATCGCCCACACCCATTGCCACGGCAGGGCGGCGGGCTCGTCTCTCGGCGAGACGCTGGACGCGCTGGGGTTTGACTCCTCGGACACCGGGGCGGGCTGCTGCGGAATGGCGGGCGGGTTCGGTTATGAGAAAAAGTATTACGACGTGTCGGAGAAGATGGCTTCGGACAGGCTTGTTCCCTCCATAGAGAAAGCCGGGCGGGGCGCGCGCGTGTGCGCAACGGGGGTTTCATGCATGGAGCAGATACGCCACTTTTCCGGCGCCGAGCCCGTCCACTTCGCCCGCCTTGTCGCGGACTGCATCAGGCGTTAG
- a CDS encoding type II toxin-antitoxin system HicA family toxin — protein MKRRDLIRYLESHGCEFVREGKRHSWWFNPSSGKHAAIPRHREIGRYLAREICSQLGIQELTKHTFHEVVGEYLSD, from the coding sequence ATGAAACGAAGGGACTTAATCCGCTATCTTGAGTCCCATGGTTGCGAATTTGTAAGGGAAGGAAAGCGGCATTCTTGGTGGTTCAATCCTTCCAGCGGTAAACATGCGGCCATTCCGCGCCATCGGGAAATTGGCAGGTATCTCGCACGGGAAATCTGTAGCCAGCTTGGCATTCAAGAATTGACAAAACACACTTTTCACGAAGTGGTCGGCGAATATTTATCCGATTGA
- a CDS encoding type II toxin-antitoxin system HicB family antitoxin, whose protein sequence is MSSQSQYTAIIRRDGKWWIGWIGEVSGVTCQESTREELLETLKITLREVLEIHRSNAIKSAGKEYEEVPITL, encoded by the coding sequence ATGAGTTCACAATCTCAATATACTGCAATCATAAGGCGTGACGGCAAGTGGTGGATTGGGTGGATTGGGGAAGTTAGCGGTGTTACCTGTCAGGAATCTACCAGAGAGGAACTTCTGGAGACATTGAAGATTACTTTGCGCGAAGTGCTGGAAATTCACCGTTCAAACGCTATAAAGTCCGCCGGTAAGGAATACGAAGAAGTTCCCATAACGTTATGA
- a CDS encoding type II toxin-antitoxin system HicB family antitoxin: MIYKIVLRKSDEGYSVSCPALKGCHSQGGTREEALENIADAIREYLAFLKGRRLVDTVNRSGLQ; encoded by the coding sequence GTGATTTACAAGATTGTTTTGAGGAAGTCGGATGAGGGATACAGCGTTTCCTGCCCGGCTTTGAAGGGATGCCATTCGCAAGGCGGGACAAGAGAGGAAGCGCTTGAGAACATAGCCGATGCGATTCGGGAGTATCTTGCTTTTTTGAAAGGTCGGCGCTTGGTTGACACTGTAAATAGGAGCGGGTTACAGTAA